A stretch of Episyrphus balteatus chromosome 2, idEpiBalt1.1, whole genome shotgun sequence DNA encodes these proteins:
- the LOC129911204 gene encoding uncharacterized protein LOC129911204, whose protein sequence is MQYFYLIVAALAFVTYVNCDACVQCDSKTDPKCATNPERFLAKECSNSTSKCFSRVVGGTTIRGCASDLDNKTATACSNEMDCLICTFMEGCNRNVFPTHRSQCLQCVGNGTGFCASDTFARPRVCPIYEIGDKCFIRKSKNANLTNAFMRGCLSSAHAEKLCRKDDCYTCEGTGCNYIPADSADIPFANAAAILNYSLYLIFGIFLIRSKLL, encoded by the exons ATGCATGCGTTCAATGTGACTCAAAAACTGATCCAAAATGTGCAACAAATCCTGAACGATTCTTAGCAAAAGAATGCTCAAATTCCACTTCCAAATGTTTCTCTAGAGTAGTTG GTGGAACAACAATCAGAGGATGTGCTTCTGATTTGGACAATAAAACTGCCACCGCTTGTTCAAATGAAATGGATTGTTTGATTTGTACATTTATGGAAGGATGCAATagaaat GTCTTCCCAACTCACAGATCACAGTGCCTACAATGCGTTGGAAATGGAACTGGTTTCTGTGCAAGTGATACTTTTGCAAGACCCAGAGTTTGCCCAATTTACGAAATTGGTGACAAATGCTTCATTCGCAAATCTAAAA ATGCCAACCTTACAAACGCCTTTATGCGAGGATGTCTTTCATCGGCTCACGCTGAGAAATTATGTCGCAAAGACGATTGTTACACTTGTGAGGGTACTGGATGCAATTACATCCCAGCGGACTCAGCAGACATACCTTTTGCCAATGCTGCAGCTATCTTAAACTACTCGCTGTATTTAATTTTCGGCATTTTCCTAATTCGatcaaaattattgtaa